CGCCCCAGAACTCGATGCCACCGCCGGCGTCGCCCTCGTGTCCCACCCGGTTGACCGCGCAGACGTAGACGCCGTTGGCGATCGCGTGGCTCCGCTGAATCGTCTCCCACGCCGACTGCTGCTGGCCCCCGTGCTCCGCCTTCTCCGCGGGCAGCCAGCCGATCGCGGTGGGGTAGAAGAGGATCTGGGCACCGCTCAGAGCCGTGAGCCGGGCGGCCTCGGGATACCACTGATCCCAGCAGACCAGGACCCCGATCCGGCCGAAGCGCGTCTCCCAGCTGCGGAATCCGAGATCACCCGGAGTGAAGTAGAACTTCTCGTAGTACTGCGGGTCGTCGGGAATGTGCATCTTCCGGTACTTCCCGAGATACCGGCCGTCGGCGTCGATCACCGCCGCCGTGTTGTGATAGAGGCCCTCGGCGCGCTTCTCGAAGAGCGAGGCGACAATGACCACGCCGAGCTCGGCGGCAAGGCTGCCCAGCGCGGCGGTGGACGGGCCGGGCACCGGCTCCGCGAGGCCGAAGTGCCGGTGCTCCTCGGTCTGGCAGAAATACCGGCTGCGGAAGAGTTCCTCCAGGCAGACGATCTGCGCGCCGCGCGCGGCGGCATCACGCACGCCCTGGAGCGCGGTCCGCATGTTCTCGTCGGGATCGAGGGTGCAGTGGTGCTGCACCAGGCCAAGCGTCACCGTGCTGGAGGAGCTCATGGCAGATGAAGATAATGACCCGGCCTGCGGGCGCGAGCAGGCGGGTGACCTGCGTCACCGGACGAATCAGCGATGCCGACGATCTTGGCACAGGAGCTTCGACCAGGGAACGCGACCTCTGTCTGGAAAGGATGACCGTATGCCCGCTAGGCTTCGGACGGTCGGCTTCGGCCGTCGGTCTCCGTTCCGCCGCGTGCGGCCCGCCGTGATGCTGGTGCTGTTGGCCACCGCCACCGCATGTGGCGGCGATCGCGGCAAGCCGGCGTCCGCGGGCGATACCAGCGGCGCCGCGAACCGCGCCGCAGCAAACGACAGCGCTACTCCTTCGGCCGAGACAGCCGTCACGTCGGCTGCGGACAGCACCAAGTCGTCGAAAGCCGACAGCTCACACGCCGCTCCCGCTCCGTCCGACTCTGTTGCCCGGCGCACCGCCGCTCGACCCTCGTCCGACACCGGCAGGAAGCGCCCGCAGTCAGCCGGCCCCCGACCCGCCAAGCGCGTCGCCACGGCCACGAAGGATACCGGCGCCAGAGCCTCTGATACCGCGTCGAAGGCAAAGCCGGACAGCGGCACCCAGCAGGCGGACACCGGCAAGGCTCAATCCGACAGCGGCACGGCCAAATCAGATACCGGCGCGGTACAGGGCGGAGAGCTGCGTGACGCTTATCACCAGGCCCCGCGCGACACGGTAACCGAGACGGTGTACGATGGCTGGAAGCAGTTCAACCTGAATTGCGCACGCTGTCACGGCGAGGATGTGACCGGCACGACGATCGCCCCGCACCTGGTGGTGTCCCTCCGGCCGGATGGACCGATCAACACCAAGGAGCTGTTCGTCCAGACGGTCTGCGCCGGACGCCCCGCCAAGGGGATGCCGGCCTGGTGCTCCCTGGGGCTGGGGATGGACAAGATCCA
The window above is part of the Gemmatimonadales bacterium genome. Proteins encoded here:
- a CDS encoding c-type cytochrome; protein product: MPARLRTVGFGRRSPFRRVRPAVMLVLLATATACGGDRGKPASAGDTSGAANRAAANDSATPSAETAVTSAADSTKSSKADSSHAAPAPSDSVARRTAARPSSDTGRKRPQSAGPRPAKRVATATKDTGARASDTASKAKPDSGTQQADTGKAQSDSGTAKSDTGAVQGGELRDAYHQAPRDTVTETVYDGWKQFNLNCARCHGEDVTGTTIAPHLVVSLRPDGPINTKELFVQTVCAGRPAKGMPAWCSLGLGMDKIQDIYSYVKGRSDGKIAPGRPAVRKGT
- a CDS encoding carbon-nitrogen hydrolase, encoding MSSSSTVTLGLVQHHCTLDPDENMRTALQGVRDAAARGAQIVCLEELFRSRYFCQTEEHRHFGLAEPVPGPSTAALGSLAAELGVVIVASLFEKRAEGLYHNTAAVIDADGRYLGKYRKMHIPDDPQYYEKFYFTPGDLGFRSWETRFGRIGVLVCWDQWYPEAARLTALSGAQILFYPTAIGWLPAEKAEHGGQQQSAWETIQRSHAIANGVYVCAVNRVGHEGDAGGGIEFWGGSFVADPGGRLLVKGGEGDEVLIAACDLAKVDASRTHWPFLRDRRIDAYQDLTRRYLD